A genomic window from Glycine max cultivar Williams 82 chromosome 17, Glycine_max_v4.0, whole genome shotgun sequence includes:
- the LOC100797556 gene encoding glycine-rich RNA-binding protein RZ1B, which yields MTMDDDSSIYVGGLPYDATEQTIRTVFNLYGAILDVKIINDQRTRGKCYCFVTFTNPRSAIDAINDMNGRTIDGRVIKVNGVRARGGRSNFGRERYYYQNDERKGDWDCGRDRERDYDHDNNDRDGYRNRSSDWTRDCDKSRDRDQDRDRRFEHIHDYDQARDAMLDNVWNPEEDRIENEQEHSRGHDRDVDREHSIDLNIVRKMDRTSDPDRSFDEDKKDQSRRNNDLNVSNQHSMDLSSDSAGTHNDQVEAQLERSTQQLDQLKKEVSQMEEGLEEKRLHVKELQKQSKKLEDALINAKKNSSYHQMQLMKLHKCFLQVNDCTEGLRTTEKELQALIVTAMSEIDGDELKDRQLTNGSLDGRL from the exons atgacaATGGACGATGATAGCTCCATATATGTAGGGGGCCTTCCCTACGACGCCACCGAACAAACCATTCGCACAGTCTTCAATTTGTATGGCGCCATCCTTGATGTTAAG atAATCAACGACCAACGCACTAGGGGCAAGTGCTATTGTTTTGTTACTTTCACAAATCCTAGGTCTGCAATTGATGCCATCAACGACATGAATGGCAGA ACCATTGACGGGCGTGTGATTAAAGTTAATGGGGTGAGGGCTCGTGGGGGCAGGTCAAATTTTGGCAGAGAAcgttattattatcaaaatgaTGAGAGGAAGGGAGATTGGGATTGTGGTAGAGACCGAGAGCGAGATTATGATCATGATAATAATGATAGGGATGGATATAGGAATCGGAGCAGCGATTGGACTCGAGACTGTGATAAGTCTAGAGACCGTGATCAGGATAGGGATAGAAGGTTTGAGCATATTCATGATTATGATCAAGCTAGGGATGCTATGTTAGATAATGTCTGGAACCCAGAGGAAGATAGAAttgaaaatgaacaagaacATAGCAGGGGACATGACAGAGATGTGGATAGAGAACACAGCATAGATTTGAATATAGTCAGGAAAATGGATAGGACCAGTGATCCTGATAGAAGTTTTGATGAGGATAAAAAAGATCAGTCAAGGAGAAACAATGA CTTGAATGTTTCAAATCAACATAGCATGGATCTTTCGTCAGATTCAGCTGGTACTCACAATGATCAG GTAGAAGCTCAATTAGAGAGGTCAACTCAACAGCTTGATCAACTAAAAAAGGAG GTTTCTCAGATGGAAGAGGGATTGGAAGAGAAAAGACTCCATGTTAAGGAATTACAAAAGCAATCTAAG AAACTGGAGGATGCACTGATCAATGCAAAGAAAAACTCTTCATATCATCAGATGCAGTTGATGAAG CTGCATAAATGTTTTCTGCAAGTAAATGATTGCACAGAAGGACTAAGAACTACCGAAAAAGAACTTCAG